A region from the Deltaproteobacteria bacterium genome encodes:
- a CDS encoding sigma 54-interacting transcriptional regulator, translating into MDSLATTLSSLTIFFASFIGYLRKIFFAWRWQGGAFTGAISSKPGRFELADGGTLFLDEIAEIPTAMQVKLLRTLQKGEFERVGGIRSIRVDVRVIAATNRDLAKQIEQRLGIPSITNRILRSESLPLSTGDNGSTTMKDIVKQATVEIELDLIVKGLDETNGNVTKAAAILGISRKGLQNKMKELGLREPESKT; encoded by the coding sequence ATTGACTCTCTAGCCACCACTTTAAGCAGCTTGACTATTTTTTTCGCAAGTTTTATAGGCTACCTTCGTAAGATCTTCTTTGCTTGGCGCTGGCAAGGCGGCGCCTTTACTGGTGCAATATCTTCTAAACCTGGTCGCTTTGAACTTGCTGACGGTGGAACCTTATTTCTTGATGAAATTGCTGAAATTCCTACAGCAATGCAGGTAAAGTTATTGCGTACACTCCAAAAAGGCGAGTTTGAACGTGTTGGAGGAATACGTAGCATTAGAGTTGATGTGCGCGTTATTGCAGCCACTAACCGTGATCTCGCTAAACAAATCGAACAGCGCCTAGGTATACCAAGTATAACAAACCGAATTCTACGTTCAGAATCTCTGCCACTATCAACTGGAGATAATGGTAGTACGACAATGAAAGATATTGTGAAACAAGCTACGGTAGAAATTGAACTTGATCTAATAGTCAAAGGCCTAGATGAAACCAATGGCAACGTAACTAAGGCTGCAGCAATACTTGGAATCAGTCGCAAAGGTTTACAAAACAAAATGAAAGAACTTGGTTTACGCGAACCGGAAAGTAAAACCTAA